The Besnoitia besnoiti strain Bb-Ger1 chromosome Unknown contig00046, whole genome shotgun sequence sequence tagttatcatcttaactatgctctgctaatgcacttaacatgatggtcatgaaaagcacaagagaacttggatccggtaaaaaagaccttcaagatctaaaccagtagtccaactcgtagtatatactccccagaaaaagctgataaataatcctgtctcagagatgataactccaagtacgatgctactgattagactagcatctgagtagtagttttctctcgctgttaagatgagtgagaacaagaatccatatattacgcctagaacataaccgatgtggaataatcttaatgtagtaggatattgaaatccaacactttttagctgtcttaagcagtccagtgggtggtggtgtactgcaatcataaagaacttggttgtctgtatctcataaccggagtcatcttcagtattctaggaactataatgtctttgtttattcgatttgagtgaacacataagatcatcgaatttaacggtatgctcctgaaagtaacggtacaagctgtaaacaaaggactccttaacttaaactgaggagtcaagtaggtacaaaccgtacaaggattaattatgtccatctgtgcatctaagttgagactatcggttatatatttagacgctaacttcccggctaaactttgacttattaaaccagcctgggatcataaaagtactatgtatggtaagattgagcgtggactatcgaatgaaacaatgtgctccaacgctagtctaagtctctaacataccttttacctacaactgtacggaacgtaacaaacctccaggcaaagaacttggtattctgttctaattccccgtggtaaacacaatcaacgaatggcggaaggagcattcatatgttatgcagtgtcttaggagagatactctagatttagcattcatctacagctacggtaactgttgtg is a genomic window containing:
- a CDS encoding uncharacterized protein (encoded by transcript BESB_058190), which encodes MIAVHHHPLDCLRQLKSVGFQYPTTLRLFHIGYVLGVIYGFLFSLILTARENYYSDASLISSIVLGVIISETGLFISFFWGVYTTSWTTGLDLEGLFYRIQVLLCFS